The sequence CCCGTAGCGGTCGATGTGGGCGCGCAGAAGCTTCACCAGCTCCGGCGGGATCGGCACGTCGCGCACGGACGATCGAGCCCGACGCTTCAGGCCCCGTTCCTCGTAGGACTTACCGTCGTCCGTCCAGGCGGAACCCACACGGGACGAACTTCCGGAGAGCAGCACCACCCCCCACCCGGTCTCGGGAAGCGTGCAGTCGGCCCTCCTGAGGTTCATGGCCTCGGCCGGCCGAGTGGCTGCGTGATAGCAGCACCCGAAGAACGCTTGCAGATGCTCGCCACGGGGACCCAGCTTTCCAACGGCTTCAATGAGCGCCATGGCTTGCTGTGGGTTGGGGACATAGCGCCAGTCGATCTCGTCATCTGTCGGCGGCGGAGACCAGTCGATGGACACCAACGGGTTAGCTGCGAGGCGCTTCCGTTCCACTGCGTACCGGAAAGCATTGTTGAAGACCGTGCGGCGGTTCGTGATGGTGGTCGCAGCTGCGCGCTTTCCGTTGAGCCGCGTACTCAACGCTTTCAGCGCGACGCGGATCGTCTCCGAGTCCTCCTCCAGTGCAGGCATGGGGAGGGCTTTGGACGCGATCCACGTGAGAGCCGCGGCCAGAGGTTCGGGCGGCGGCGCACGGTGCTCCGAGAAGTTGAATGCATAGCCGGTCAATGCCCGCCGCAGGACTGCCGGGGCTGGCGCCCCCTTAGTGTCCTTGACCAGAGCGGCGGTGACGGACGCAAGACCGTCTGCGCGCGTGGCCCGGCCCTTCGCTGACGCTGCCTCGTCCCACTTCA is a genomic window of Streptomyces sp. Edi2 containing:
- a CDS encoding site-specific integrase — protein: MLTFEFKMYAIRVRPQYPKPYQVRWKVGIKPHAQSFPTKTLADGRRAQLMTAAHRGEQFDVETGLPRSELVALTPQLTWFDHAKDYAKMKWDEAASAKGRATRADGLASVTAALVKDTKGAPAPAVLRRALTGYAFNFSEHRAPPPEPLAAALTWIASKALPMPALEEDSETIRVALKALSTRLNGKRAAATTITNRRTVFNNAFRYAVERKRLAANPLVSIDWSPPPTDDEIDWRYVPNPQQAMALIEAVGKLGPRGEHLQAFFGCCYHAATRPAEAMNLRRADCTLPETGWGVVLLSGSSSRVGSAWTDDGKSYEERGLKRRARSSVRDVPIPPELVKLLRAHIDRYGVAPDGRLFRAAQGGVLLSKEYPEVWKEARKAVLTNEQIASPFAEVPYCLRKAGISFWLASGVDPTEVARRAGHSVAVLYKFYAKVLDGRRDQANALIERAMRAATQEPEGA